Sequence from the Thermoanaerobaculia bacterium genome:
GAGGGAAAGGCCTCCGGGTGGCGCCCCATGACGCCATCCCTGCACTCTTCACAATAGAGGCCATGCTCCGTGCCGTCGTGGGTCCCCCGATGAATGTGGTCCACAACGCATTCCGGGAGAGAAAACCGTTTCCGACACTCGATCAGATCCAGGACGCAGTCGAAGTAAACCCACTCATTCACGTTGCTCCAGGCCTGCCCCCGGTACGTCTCCTTCATCCCCGCCTCGATCAGGGCCTGCTCCAGCGCGGAAAGGTGTTTACAGACCATGGCAGGTCCTTACCTGGCCGCCAGCACTGTAATGGTTTCCTTCCGGTACGGAATCGGCAAAGAAGGCGATTTTGACCAGAGCCATGTCGAGGCCCGGCACAATCCGTCTCTTTTCCCAGGAAAGTTCCCGCCAGAAATATTTAAAGGTCTCCCGGGCTCTCTGATTCGCCTTCACCATTTCCGGATCCGTTTCATCAAACATATAGACATTTTCCATATCGCACATGTAAGCCTCCTTAAAGCTTGCGCGTCAAAAACCTCATTAAGGGATTCAAGGCTCCTTGGTGCAAAAGCAACTGCAAATCATTGCACATGAGTTACCACATCCATCGAGTGAATGTCCACACATGTATGAATCCTATAATTGGCGAATCAACTATGATGTATGACTGTCCTAACCCGCACCGTTTCCCACATGCGTAATCAAGATCGACTAGCG
This genomic interval carries:
- a CDS encoding DUF2314 domain-containing protein; the encoded protein is MCDMENVYMFDETDPEMVKANQRARETFKYFWRELSWEKRRIVPGLDMALVKIAFFADSVPEGNHYSAGGQVRTCHGL